One stretch of Bacteroidota bacterium DNA includes these proteins:
- a CDS encoding cyclic nucleotide-binding domain-containing protein: MKTLDIDFLEKIPLFIGLTRIEIEHVRSIMTIRTITEGSFIIKENEQGHEMYILLDGEVEISRTLLLKISGSGMDHRDKMLNKLTADDYAFFGEMGLFDEKSERSASVIAKTRCTVAVLERDTFFHLTETNKDIGYVIVKNILKIVSDRLDKTNRDVLKLTTALSLALER; the protein is encoded by the coding sequence ATGAAAACACTCGATATAGATTTTTTGGAAAAGATCCCATTGTTCATCGGCTTAACTCGAATTGAAATAGAGCATGTTCGATCCATCATGACTATTCGGACGATAACGGAAGGATCATTCATCATAAAAGAGAATGAACAGGGGCATGAGATGTACATACTTTTAGATGGTGAAGTTGAAATCTCTCGAACGCTCCTTTTGAAGATCTCCGGCAGCGGCATGGATCATCGTGATAAAATGTTGAATAAACTCACGGCAGATGATTATGCATTTTTTGGCGAAATGGGACTATTTGATGAAAAAAGCGAACGTTCTGCAAGCGTCATCGCAAAAACACGGTGTACCGTAGCAGTTTTGGAACGCGATACATTCTTTCATCTGACGGAAACGAACAAAGATATTGGTTACGTCATCGTAAAAAATATCTTGAAGATCGTCAGCGACCGTCTCGATAAAACAAACAGAGATGTTCTTAAATTAACCACAGCACTCAGTTTAGCGCTAGAACGATAA
- the pabB gene encoding aminodeoxychorismate synthase component I, whose translation MDNRKNKTEHGQSIDRAFLFSALQKSNTILLESSRQDDLNNKNLLFVSPFEILSATTLEDIPALFESIEKHRKQNRWIAGYVSYECGYHFENSIPSFTKNASLPLAWFGVYEAPLRINSELLDSIIIDHEISVRNPELLISNADYKKKIEQLKEYIVNGDTYQVNFTDRYAFDFTEDPIDLYFELRKKQHVPFGAYVNLGTAQILSFSPELFYRRIGNSITTKPMKGTCIRGRTSEEDVQLSEWLRNDEKNRSENLMIVDLLRNDIGRICRNGSVDVKNMYAIEKYETVLQMTSIVNGILKDDVNYYDIFKSLFPCGSVTGAPKIHTMQIINELEQHQRGVYCGAIGYIAPDEESVFSVAIRTLELQNGKGIMGVGSGIVYDSVPEKEYEECVLKASFLLKNQPEFQLLETILWKNEYTFLQQHLDRLKRSSEYFSYPFHQHIILEALNNMQSTFHPNQEYRVRLLLSRNGAPIVESKELFPIEYSTVIKIAPERTDSSNTFLYHKSTNRELYNRYMQKAQNENIADYIFLNERDEITEGAITNIFVQQGKILFTPSIMSGVLPGIFRGEILRTDQNAVEKVIKMDDLRRADSIFLCNSVRGRYKVTLSE comes from the coding sequence TTGGATAATCGGAAGAACAAAACAGAGCACGGTCAGTCAATCGACCGTGCTTTTTTATTTTCCGCACTACAGAAATCCAACACGATTCTTCTTGAGTCGTCCAGACAAGACGACCTGAACAACAAAAATCTCCTCTTTGTTTCCCCCTTTGAAATTCTTTCTGCGACGACACTTGAAGATATTCCGGCACTATTTGAATCGATTGAAAAACACCGCAAACAAAACCGTTGGATTGCCGGTTATGTCAGTTACGAATGCGGCTATCATTTCGAAAACAGTATTCCATCGTTTACAAAAAACGCTTCCCTCCCTCTTGCTTGGTTTGGCGTCTACGAAGCTCCATTACGAATCAATTCAGAACTTTTAGATTCAATAATTATTGATCACGAAATTTCCGTTCGGAATCCCGAATTATTAATTTCCAACGCTGATTATAAAAAAAAAATCGAGCAGCTAAAAGAATACATTGTCAATGGCGATACATATCAGGTCAATTTTACAGATCGATATGCATTCGACTTTACTGAAGATCCTATCGATCTCTATTTTGAGTTGCGGAAAAAACAGCATGTTCCCTTCGGTGCATATGTAAATCTGGGAACAGCACAGATATTGTCATTCTCCCCGGAGCTTTTTTATCGACGCATAGGAAATTCCATTACGACAAAGCCGATGAAGGGAACATGCATACGAGGTCGGACATCGGAAGAAGATGTGCAGTTATCCGAATGGCTGAGGAATGACGAGAAAAATCGAAGTGAAAATCTCATGATCGTCGACCTCCTGAGAAACGATATCGGTAGGATTTGCCGAAATGGCTCCGTCGATGTAAAGAACATGTATGCTATTGAAAAATACGAGACTGTCCTGCAAATGACATCCATTGTCAACGGAATACTGAAGGATGATGTAAACTACTACGATATTTTCAAATCTCTCTTCCCTTGCGGTTCGGTCACTGGAGCTCCAAAGATCCATACGATGCAGATTATCAATGAATTGGAGCAGCATCAGCGGGGAGTGTATTGCGGGGCAATTGGCTACATTGCTCCTGATGAAGAATCGGTGTTCAGCGTTGCCATCCGTACTCTTGAATTACAGAATGGAAAAGGTATCATGGGAGTTGGCAGCGGCATCGTCTACGATTCAGTTCCGGAAAAAGAATACGAAGAGTGTGTATTAAAAGCGTCATTCCTTCTAAAGAACCAGCCTGAATTCCAATTGCTGGAAACTATCTTATGGAAAAATGAATACACGTTCCTTCAACAACACTTGGATCGGTTGAAAAGATCTTCCGAATATTTTTCATATCCGTTTCATCAGCATATAATTTTGGAAGCATTGAATAATATGCAAAGCACGTTTCATCCCAACCAAGAATATCGCGTACGGTTACTCCTCTCCCGCAACGGCGCACCAATTGTTGAATCGAAAGAATTATTCCCTATCGAATATTCCACGGTAATAAAAATTGCTCCCGAGAGAACTGATTCATCAAATACATTTCTCTATCATAAATCAACAAACCGAGAATTGTACAATCGGTATATGCAAAAAGCTCAGAACGAAAATATTGCCGATTATATTTTCCTGAATGAGAGAGATGAAATTACCGAGGGTGCAATCACCAATATTTTTGTTCAACAAGGGAAAATCCTTTTTACCCCTTCTATAATGAGCGGTGTGCTTCCCGGCATATTTCGCGGTGAGATATTGAGAACGGATCAGAATGCTGTTGAAAAAGTCATCAAAATGGACGATTTACGTAGGGCCGACTCAATTTTTCTCTGTAATTCTGTCCGAGGTAGGTACAAAGTAACTCTTTCCGAATAG
- a CDS encoding M14 family zinc carboxypeptidase, with amino-acid sequence MKKLFFALLFSSILISQERYSQVEIPVQSKAEFQRIAALGVAIDHFTGKVGGNISVFLSASELKILDDAGIHYSVQINDWQQYYAEQQQQDSFSKQQFAADVPKYFRYGSMGGFLIFDEILQQLDSMTLLFPNLVTKKDSIGVTIEGRTIFAIKISDNPNTTEQTEPEVLYTALHHAREPEGMMTVIYYMWWLLENYGKDAEATFLVNNRQMWFIPVVNPDGYVYNHTINPSGGGGWRKNRRNNGDGTFGIDLNRNYGQFFMWNAPNNGSSASTGSDTYRGTTPFSEPETFAMSQFLKKHSVKTAFNYHTYGNYLIYPWGYSSSESNDSLLFRLWSYDMSMTNRYSIGTDQQTVGYSTRGNSDDYAYSDSAKSRTYALTPEVGTTGFWPVKSLIYPLAQENLLQNKLLSYYAGPYLAIKSYTVDKKGVTVRFINKGLAETNDMPIYLSTSDGIAPPSILSGVIPSFSESEKSFSISQGANVSSIKIYLQDSSGAMLKDSITFFTGIPAVLLNDSANSTSLWSMGTSWGLVFDPITSDGSFTDSPNGNYAANTENSLTLLNTIDLTTYQLAELKFRTKWSIESTWDFALVEVSTNGGSNWISLKTQLSRKGSGRTGSKQPSTSYGYDAFTPGLTWVEQTADLTPYVGKQIKLRFRLSADGGDQRDGWYVDDIRVLAYTTGPNSVKEQSVPYTYSLAQNFPNPFNPSTTIQFSVEQLNRTSLRVYNVLGQEVAMLLDQDVAPGTYSINFDAKQLSSGVYFYRFTSGNYTSIKKMTLVK; translated from the coding sequence ATGAAAAAATTATTCTTCGCCCTATTATTTTCTTCCATTCTTATCTCCCAGGAACGTTACAGTCAAGTTGAGATTCCTGTCCAATCTAAAGCTGAATTCCAACGCATCGCTGCGTTAGGTGTTGCCATCGATCATTTTACCGGGAAAGTAGGGGGCAACATTTCTGTATTTTTAAGCGCTTCCGAATTAAAAATTTTGGACGACGCAGGGATTCATTATTCAGTTCAGATCAACGATTGGCAGCAATATTATGCCGAACAGCAGCAGCAGGATAGTTTTTCTAAACAACAATTTGCTGCTGATGTGCCGAAATATTTCCGTTACGGATCGATGGGAGGATTTTTAATCTTTGATGAAATCCTTCAGCAATTAGATTCCATGACCCTTCTCTTTCCAAATCTTGTTACAAAAAAAGATTCTATCGGTGTCACTATCGAAGGGAGAACGATCTTCGCTATCAAAATCTCCGACAACCCAAATACTACTGAACAAACAGAACCGGAAGTTTTATACACTGCGCTTCACCACGCTCGCGAACCGGAAGGAATGATGACGGTGATCTATTACATGTGGTGGCTGCTCGAAAATTACGGCAAAGATGCTGAAGCAACATTTCTCGTCAACAATCGGCAAATGTGGTTTATTCCGGTCGTTAACCCTGATGGGTATGTTTATAATCATACTATAAATCCGTCGGGCGGCGGCGGTTGGAGAAAGAACAGAAGAAATAATGGTGACGGAACTTTTGGGATCGATCTCAATCGCAACTATGGTCAATTCTTTATGTGGAATGCCCCAAATAACGGATCGAGCGCTTCAACAGGAAGTGATACGTACCGCGGTACTACTCCTTTTTCTGAACCTGAGACATTTGCCATGAGTCAATTCCTGAAAAAACATTCTGTCAAAACTGCTTTTAATTATCATACCTATGGAAACTATTTAATTTATCCATGGGGTTATAGTTCTTCCGAAAGCAACGATTCGCTCCTCTTTAGGCTTTGGTCGTATGATATGTCCATGACAAATAGATATTCCATCGGAACGGATCAACAAACTGTCGGATATTCTACGCGCGGAAATTCCGATGATTACGCCTATAGCGACTCAGCGAAATCAAGAACATATGCTCTTACTCCTGAAGTTGGAACAACGGGATTTTGGCCGGTAAAATCCCTTATCTATCCGCTTGCTCAAGAAAATTTATTGCAGAATAAATTGCTATCCTATTATGCGGGCCCTTATCTTGCCATAAAATCTTATACCGTTGACAAAAAAGGTGTCACTGTACGTTTTATCAATAAAGGACTGGCGGAAACGAATGATATGCCTATCTATTTGTCAACATCGGATGGAATAGCCCCGCCGTCAATATTGTCCGGTGTGATCCCTTCTTTTTCGGAATCAGAAAAGAGTTTCTCAATCTCACAGGGCGCCAATGTTTCTTCCATAAAAATTTATTTGCAAGATTCATCTGGCGCAATGCTAAAAGATAGTATTACATTTTTTACCGGAATTCCCGCTGTACTTTTGAACGACAGTGCAAATTCTACTTCGCTCTGGTCAATGGGAACAAGTTGGGGTTTGGTATTTGATCCAATAACAAGCGATGGTTCCTTTACCGACAGTCCAAATGGAAATTACGCAGCAAATACAGAGAACTCGTTGACCTTGTTGAATACTATTGATCTGACCACATACCAACTTGCAGAATTAAAATTCAGAACAAAATGGTCTATCGAATCAACATGGGATTTTGCCCTTGTTGAAGTCTCGACAAATGGCGGATCAAATTGGATATCGTTGAAAACACAATTGTCGCGCAAAGGATCCGGAAGAACCGGAAGCAAACAACCTTCCACATCATACGGATATGATGCCTTTACTCCTGGGCTGACATGGGTAGAACAAACTGCTGATCTCACTCCATATGTTGGGAAGCAAATAAAATTACGATTCCGTCTCTCTGCGGACGGTGGCGATCAACGGGACGGCTGGTACGTAGACGACATCCGTGTTCTAGCATATACAACTGGACCAAATTCTGTAAAAGAACAATCAGTTCCATATACCTATTCACTTGCCCAAAATTTTCCAAACCCTTTTAATCCTTCAACCACCATTCAATTTTCGGTAGAACAACTCAATCGCACATCGTTGAGAGTGTATAACGTGTTAGGTCAAGAAGTTGCGATGTTATTGGATCAGGATGTTGCTCCCGGTACATACTCAATAAATTTTGATGCGAAACAGTTGTCATCGGGGGTTTATTTTTATAGATTTACTTCAGGAAATTATACTTCCATTAAGAAAATGACCTTAGTGAAATAA
- a CDS encoding valine--tRNA ligase: MAELAKQYNPQEVEDKIYQWWESSGFFHATINPDKTPHTIVIPPPNITGILHMGHILNNTLQDVFTRWKRMQGFEACWIPGTDHAGIATQNVVEKALRKEGTSLRDLGREKFVDHVWEWRKQYGGTINTQLRKLGVSCDWERERFTMDEGLSNAVKEVFVQLYDKGLIYKGKYIVNWCPREQTALSDDEVTAVESVGHLWHIKYHIEHSDETIVVATTRPETMLGDTAVAVNPKDERYKNLIGKNAIVPIANRVIPIVADDFVDPSFGTGAVKVTPAHDPNDYQTGIRLNLPQIIVMDTSAKMNLNVPPKYQGLDRYECRRELLRDLEKQHYLVKIEDHTHNVGHCYRCDTVIEPYLSDQWFVKMKPLAEPALKVVQEGKIKFYPERFVKTYEHWMTGIRDWCISRQLWWGHRIPAYYSPDGNFVAARNLNEAFEKLKVKSKNVKKEEIRQDEDVLDTWFSSWLWPFSVHNWPNETDELKYFYPTDVLVTAPDIIFFWVARMIMAGLEFKGEVPFRHVYFTSLIRDSSGRKMSKSLGNSPDPLDVISTYGADALRFTVLFIAPVGQDVLYDNDKCEIGRNFANKIWNAGRFLMMHRDQLPIDNEQLTIAPGKISEDLSDKWIISRFSSTVKNVTEAMDNFKVNDAVKLLYDFLWKDFCDWYVEFVKNRMQETSDVHLKRSIINRALKIYEETLKLLHPFMPYVTEEIFQHLSERKTNETIMQTMMPQISLTESQIDSDIEKQMDFFQNVILAVRQIRSEMNIPMSKTIDFVASCNDFEKQSILENNRNALQKLLRLEHMTIGMALEKPGYAASSVVNGQEIFIPLKGVIDTGIERDRLQKEIDRLEGQLKGVMAKLNNQNFVGKAAPEVIEKEKNKQQNFQETIDKLKVNLEQLVG, from the coding sequence ATGGCTGAACTCGCAAAACAATATAATCCTCAAGAAGTCGAAGATAAAATCTATCAATGGTGGGAATCGAGCGGATTTTTTCACGCAACAATCAATCCCGATAAGACTCCTCACACCATCGTTATTCCCCCGCCAAATATCACCGGCATTCTTCACATGGGACACATCCTCAATAACACACTACAGGATGTCTTCACTCGCTGGAAACGGATGCAGGGATTTGAAGCGTGCTGGATTCCCGGAACAGATCATGCCGGTATCGCAACTCAAAATGTTGTTGAAAAAGCGTTGCGTAAAGAAGGAACGTCCTTACGTGATTTGGGACGTGAAAAATTCGTCGATCATGTTTGGGAGTGGAGAAAACAATATGGCGGAACAATCAATACACAACTCCGCAAACTGGGTGTCTCCTGCGATTGGGAACGAGAACGATTTACAATGGACGAAGGACTTTCGAATGCTGTCAAAGAAGTGTTTGTCCAATTGTATGACAAAGGATTAATCTATAAAGGAAAATACATCGTCAATTGGTGTCCGCGCGAACAGACGGCACTGAGCGACGATGAAGTAACGGCGGTTGAAAGTGTCGGTCATCTTTGGCATATCAAATATCACATTGAACATTCCGACGAGACAATTGTTGTTGCCACGACACGTCCTGAAACAATGCTTGGTGATACAGCTGTTGCGGTAAATCCAAAAGATGAACGATATAAAAATCTTATTGGTAAAAATGCCATTGTTCCAATCGCAAATCGAGTTATTCCGATTGTTGCCGATGATTTTGTTGATCCTTCATTTGGAACAGGTGCGGTAAAAGTCACTCCCGCGCATGACCCGAACGATTATCAAACGGGAATCCGTTTAAATCTTCCTCAGATCATCGTCATGGACACCTCAGCAAAGATGAATTTGAATGTTCCACCAAAATATCAGGGTCTTGACAGATATGAATGCCGACGAGAATTATTGCGCGATCTTGAAAAACAACATTATCTTGTCAAGATTGAAGATCATACACACAATGTGGGACATTGTTACCGCTGCGACACGGTGATTGAACCGTATCTTTCTGATCAATGGTTTGTGAAGATGAAACCGCTGGCGGAACCTGCATTGAAGGTTGTTCAAGAGGGAAAAATTAAATTCTATCCCGAACGGTTTGTGAAAACATACGAACACTGGATGACCGGCATCCGCGATTGGTGTATCTCCAGACAGTTATGGTGGGGACATAGAATTCCGGCGTATTATTCACCTGATGGGAATTTTGTTGCTGCCAGAAACCTTAATGAAGCGTTTGAAAAGTTAAAAGTAAAAAGTAAAAATGTAAAAAAAGAAGAGATTCGACAGGATGAGGATGTTCTTGATACATGGTTCTCGTCATGGTTATGGCCCTTCTCTGTTCACAATTGGCCGAACGAAACAGACGAACTCAAATATTTTTATCCAACCGATGTGCTTGTCACTGCACCTGATATTATTTTCTTTTGGGTGGCGCGAATGATTATGGCGGGATTGGAATTTAAAGGTGAAGTCCCATTCCGGCATGTCTATTTTACCAGTTTGATCAGAGACTCATCAGGCAGAAAGATGAGCAAATCTTTGGGCAACTCTCCCGATCCGCTTGATGTCATCTCAACGTACGGTGCAGATGCGCTTCGATTCACTGTCTTGTTCATTGCTCCCGTTGGACAGGATGTTCTCTACGATAATGACAAATGCGAGATCGGACGAAACTTTGCCAACAAGATCTGGAATGCAGGAAGATTCTTGATGATGCACAGAGATCAATTGCCAATTGACAATGAACAATTGACAATTGCCCCAGGAAAAATTTCAGAAGATCTGTCAGATAAATGGATTATTTCACGATTCAGTTCGACAGTAAAAAATGTCACAGAAGCGATGGATAATTTCAAAGTGAACGATGCAGTGAAATTGCTGTATGATTTTCTCTGGAAAGATTTCTGCGATTGGTACGTAGAATTTGTCAAAAACCGAATGCAAGAGACGAGTGATGTTCATCTGAAACGGAGCATTATTAATCGGGCACTCAAAATCTATGAAGAAACACTCAAACTGCTCCATCCGTTTATGCCATATGTAACAGAAGAGATCTTCCAGCATCTATCGGAACGTAAAACAAACGAAACGATCATGCAGACCATGATGCCGCAGATATCGCTGACCGAGTCACAGATTGATAGTGATATAGAAAAACAGATGGATTTCTTTCAAAATGTTATCCTCGCAGTCCGACAGATCCGCAGTGAGATGAATATTCCAATGTCCAAGACGATTGATTTTGTTGCGAGCTGCAATGACTTCGAGAAACAATCAATCCTTGAGAACAATCGAAATGCCCTTCAAAAGTTATTGCGATTAGAACACATGACTATTGGAATGGCGCTGGAAAAACCGGGATATGCCGCAAGTTCTGTTGTAAACGGTCAGGAAATTTTTATTCCTCTGAAAGGAGTGATCGATACCGGTATTGAGCGCGATCGGTTACAGAAAGAGATCGACCGTCTTGAGGGGCAGTTGAAAGGTGTCATGGCAAAACTGAATAATCAGAATTTTGTCGGCAAAGCAGCTCCCGAGGTCATCGAAAAAGAGAAGAATAAACAACAGAATTTCCAGGAGACGATCGATAAACTTAAAGTGAACTTGGAGCAACTGGTTGGATAA
- the deoC gene encoding deoxyribose-phosphate aldolase, translating to MNTIDIPNFRMSPVVDQVGIEERAARFTTRSIKKASKVQALKLALSMIDLTTLEGKDTPGKVKQMCYKAAHLCDQLPDLPTVAAVCVYPNHVRTAKEALTGTGIKVASVATSFPSGNTTREVKISDVHFAVDEGADEIDMVISRGQFLEGNYSFVFDEISAVKEASGASRLKVILETGELSTLDNIRRASDIAIYAGADFIKTSTGKIQPAATMPVTLVMLQAIKDHYYKTGKMVGMKPAGGISTAKLAVHYLVMLHETLGDAWMTNEWFRFGASSLANDILMQLSKEKQGVYQGKDYFSID from the coding sequence ATGAATACAATCGATATTCCAAACTTTCGGATGAGTCCAGTGGTTGATCAAGTTGGGATCGAAGAGCGTGCAGCCCGATTCACGACGCGAAGCATTAAAAAAGCTTCCAAAGTACAAGCATTAAAACTTGCACTCAGCATGATCGATCTCACCACGCTTGAAGGAAAAGATACTCCCGGGAAAGTGAAACAGATGTGCTACAAAGCGGCACATTTGTGTGACCAACTTCCTGATCTTCCCACCGTCGCAGCAGTCTGTGTGTATCCTAATCATGTTCGAACTGCAAAAGAAGCGCTTACCGGCACAGGAATAAAAGTAGCATCCGTAGCTACCTCCTTCCCCAGCGGGAACACAACTCGGGAAGTCAAAATTTCGGATGTACATTTTGCGGTGGATGAAGGAGCCGATGAAATTGATATGGTCATTTCACGCGGCCAGTTTTTGGAAGGAAATTATAGTTTTGTATTCGACGAAATTTCCGCCGTGAAAGAAGCGAGCGGCGCTTCCCGGCTGAAAGTCATTCTGGAAACTGGTGAACTTTCTACGCTTGATAACATCCGGCGGGCAAGCGACATTGCAATCTATGCCGGCGCTGATTTTATCAAAACCTCGACCGGAAAAATTCAGCCAGCCGCGACAATGCCAGTCACTCTTGTGATGCTTCAAGCAATTAAAGATCATTACTACAAAACTGGGAAAATGGTCGGCATGAAACCTGCCGGCGGAATTTCTACTGCAAAATTAGCCGTTCATTACCTTGTGATGTTGCACGAAACACTTGGCGATGCATGGATGACAAATGAATGGTTTCGATTCGGGGCCAGCAGTCTTGCCAATGATATTTTGATGCAATTATCGAAAGAAAAACAGG
- a CDS encoding choice-of-anchor B family protein has protein sequence MNKTLLVLITAFTPLFAQTSYNVSLYGQMNTYGVNPSASNYSEVWGWTDTVKNREYAFIGSPLGTSIVDITTQPVKEVAFLIGPTTNNFYKYHEFRTYKQYLYIGSEGTDINRNAGIQIVDLSTLPDSASLKKVYVWIDTTNFTTFTTKKYYRAHTISIEKNFLYVNGGDFGGVRIMDIKDPLNPIQVGSYGKGSTPYVHDAIIKNDTLYAASINKNRVDIVDFTTKGDYTENSTAKIVSKTLTLPEGRTHQIWLSDDVNYMYVSTEVVNGILHVYDISNRTNPVEIAKWVSDPSKSIHNAFVKGNYIYIAYYTEGFRVLDISNPSIPIEVAFYKTYTNPNPPIFAGVWGAYPYYPSGKVVASDMNTGLYVFDVAEKKGGRVTGTVRDSSTQQVLSGVEILIEEMGRKQTTDVSGKFLYGSAEGKHTIRFSKGGYISRVETVLTKPAGLDTFNVSLTPGTTTLVSEYQNTIPKKFSVSQNFPNPFNPSTAISFSLQEEGFTTLRIFNALGQEVFVAVNQLLPAGVYSTTINASTFPSGIYFYSLHSGRYSMTKKMVLTK, from the coding sequence ATGAACAAAACTTTACTAGTTCTCATTACTGCCTTTACTCCCCTTTTTGCGCAAACAAGTTATAATGTCTCTCTTTATGGTCAAATGAATACGTATGGGGTCAACCCTTCTGCGAGCAATTATTCTGAAGTATGGGGATGGACTGATACTGTTAAAAACAGAGAGTATGCTTTTATTGGTAGTCCTCTTGGAACTTCCATTGTTGATATTACAACTCAACCGGTAAAAGAAGTAGCGTTTCTGATAGGACCAACAACGAATAACTTCTACAAATACCATGAGTTCAGAACGTACAAGCAGTATCTTTATATCGGATCCGAAGGAACGGATATAAATCGCAATGCTGGGATTCAGATCGTTGATTTGAGCACGTTACCTGATTCTGCTTCGTTGAAAAAGGTTTATGTTTGGATTGACACGACCAATTTTACCACATTCACCACTAAAAAATATTATCGTGCGCACACCATAAGCATTGAAAAGAATTTTCTGTATGTGAACGGAGGAGATTTTGGCGGAGTAAGAATCATGGATATTAAAGATCCGCTAAACCCAATACAGGTCGGATCGTACGGAAAAGGAAGCACACCTTATGTTCACGATGCAATCATCAAAAATGATACTCTCTACGCTGCGTCGATCAACAAAAACAGAGTGGACATTGTTGATTTTACGACAAAGGGAGATTATACAGAGAATTCAACGGCAAAAATCGTCAGTAAAACATTGACCCTTCCAGAAGGAAGAACACATCAGATTTGGTTAAGTGACGATGTAAATTATATGTATGTGTCAACCGAAGTAGTCAATGGAATTTTACACGTGTATGATATATCTAATCGCACAAATCCGGTTGAAATTGCGAAATGGGTTTCCGATCCATCGAAAAGTATCCACAATGCCTTTGTAAAAGGAAATTACATTTACATAGCTTACTATACGGAAGGATTCCGAGTTCTTGATATTTCAAATCCTTCAATCCCCATCGAAGTAGCGTTTTACAAAACTTATACCAATCCAAATCCACCAATATTCGCTGGCGTTTGGGGGGCGTATCCATATTATCCATCAGGAAAAGTTGTCGCCTCCGACATGAATACCGGTTTGTATGTTTTTGATGTGGCTGAGAAAAAAGGAGGAAGAGTAACTGGTACTGTGCGGGATTCGTCAACACAGCAAGTTCTCTCCGGAGTTGAAATACTCATCGAAGAGATGGGACGAAAACAGACAACCGATGTATCCGGAAAATTTCTGTATGGTTCTGCAGAGGGCAAACATACAATCAGATTTTCAAAAGGGGGATATATTTCAAGAGTAGAAACAGTTCTTACAAAACCTGCAGGTCTTGATACGTTCAATGTTTCCCTGACTCCCGGAACAACGACTCTCGTTTCTGAATATCAGAACACTATTCCCAAAAAGTTCAGCGTTTCACAAAATTTCCCGAACCCATTCAATCCTTCAACAGCAATTTCTTTCTCGCTACAAGAAGAAGGATTTACCACTCTAAGAATATTCAACGCGTTGGGACAGGAAGTTTTTGTCGCCGTTAATCAATTATTACCTGCGGGAGTATATTCAACGACAATCAATGCTTCCACTTTCCCAAGCGGAATCTATTTTTATTCATTGCATTCCGGCAGATACTCAATGACCAAGAAAATGGTGCTGACAAAATGA